GCATCTGCTGGGTGCGCCGGAGGTAACCCTGCCGTCCGATACCCAGCCTTACATTCTGGTGGCGAAGGAATTGTCTCCCTCCCAGCTGGCCCATCTCAATCCGGCCTATGTGCTGGGCATCGTGACGATGATGGGCGGCAAAACCTCGCATTCCTCCATCATGGCCCGGGCGCTCGGCATTCCGCTGGTTGCCGGGCTGGAGAACAAGCTTCCGGTTCCGATCCAGACGGGGGATATGCTGGTGCTGGACGGTGATACGGGTGCGATTATGATTCACCCCGATGAAGGAACATTGAAGGAATTCAACACCCGGCGGGCGATTCAGCTTAAGAAGCGGGAGCAGCTGGAGCTGCTGGCTACTGTCGAAGCTGTCACGAAGGATGGCGTCTGTCTGCGGCTGGCCTGTAATATCAGCTCGGTGAAGGAGCTGAATGTGGCGCTGAAATACGGCGCGGAAGGCGTGGGGCTGTTCCGTACAGAGTTCCTGTATATGGACCGCAGCTCCTTCCCTACAGAGGATGAGCAATTTGAGGTGTATAAGCTGGTTGCGGAGCAGGTGGGCAAGGATTCGGTAGTGATCCGTACGCTGGATATCGGCGGGGACAAGCATCTGGATTACTTCCAGCTGCCGGAGGAGCAGAATCCGTTCCTCGGGTACCGGGCCATCCGCATCAGTCTGGACCGTACGGATATGTTCAAGACCCAGATTACAGCGATTCTGCGGGCAAGCCATTACGGCCATGTGAAGCTGATGTTCCCGATGATCTCCTCGATCGAGGAGCTGCTTGAAGCCAAAGCGTTGCTAAATGAAGTGAAAAGCGAGCTGGACGCCCGGGGCGTTCCGTATGACCCGGACATCCAGGTTGGCATCATGATCGAGGTTCCGGCTGCGGTGATGATAGCCGATCTGCTGGCGGAGGAAGTGGACTTCTTCAGCATCGGCACGAATGATCTGGTGCAGTATGTCCTGGCTGTAGACCGGATGAATGAGCAGATTGCCCATATGTATCATCCCTATCATCCGGGAGTGCTGCGCATGATTCGCATGACGGTAGAGGCGGCGCAGCGTGCCGGTATCGATGTCAGTGTATGCGGCGAGATGGCTTCAGACGAGCGTTCCCTCCCGCTGTGGCTGGAGCTGGGCATCAGCGTGCTGAGCATG
This region of Paenibacillus sp. FSL K6-1096 genomic DNA includes:
- the ptsP gene encoding phosphoenolpyruvate--protein phosphotransferase produces the protein MIQGIGAAAGVAIGKAFVLPNWEWSLPDTQVNPVDLAKEFERLYEGIRTSKDEIEFIKKEFRDVVGPEESSIFDAHLAILDDPVFMSEIRGIIERQYKAAEVAVKEAIDHFVAMFDLLDDEYMKERAVDIKDVGNRLLKHLLGAPEVTLPSDTQPYILVAKELSPSQLAHLNPAYVLGIVTMMGGKTSHSSIMARALGIPLVAGLENKLPVPIQTGDMLVLDGDTGAIMIHPDEGTLKEFNTRRAIQLKKREQLELLATVEAVTKDGVCLRLACNISSVKELNVALKYGAEGVGLFRTEFLYMDRSSFPTEDEQFEVYKLVAEQVGKDSVVIRTLDIGGDKHLDYFQLPEEQNPFLGYRAIRISLDRTDMFKTQITAILRASHYGHVKLMFPMISSIEELLEAKALLNEVKSELDARGVPYDPDIQVGIMIEVPAAVMIADLLAEEVDFFSIGTNDLVQYVLAVDRMNEQIAHMYHPYHPGVLRMIRMTVEAAQRAGIDVSVCGEMASDERSLPLWLELGISVLSMSPQALLKVKHRTLNTLASEAREIAKVCLRSRTSSETEEQLNAFVKRSVTLGAGGDARGRTS